The following proteins come from a genomic window of Burkholderia stabilis:
- a CDS encoding ABC transporter ATP-binding protein has protein sequence MSELRIHGLSKSFGSHTVLHDIDLTVRRGSRLALLGPSGSGKTTLLRVLCGFERAERGTVEIDGRRVAAPDVHLPPEQRRIGYVPQEGALFPHLSVADNIAFGLPRAARRRHHRVDELLEMVGLPASYASRVPQQLSGGQQQRVALARALAPEPSLVILDEPFSALDTSLRHETRSAVADALAAAGATSVLVTHDQPEAMTLGDEVAVMWQGRLVQTAAPQMLYRQPVTRDVASFVGQAVLLAGRVHGGRITCALGELPLVAPLPDGPADAMLRPEQIGIVPAAHVDAARGHTARVEAAQFAGQDADVLVRLDADADTFVRARVPGHRCPTVGERVALVVDGAVMAYAR, from the coding sequence ATGAGCGAACTACGCATCCACGGCCTGTCGAAATCGTTCGGATCGCATACCGTCCTGCACGACATCGATCTCACGGTGCGGCGCGGCTCGCGCCTCGCGTTGCTCGGCCCGTCGGGCAGCGGCAAGACGACGCTGCTGCGCGTGCTGTGCGGCTTCGAGCGCGCCGAGCGCGGCACCGTCGAGATCGACGGGCGCCGCGTGGCCGCACCCGACGTGCACCTGCCGCCCGAGCAGCGGCGGATCGGCTACGTGCCGCAGGAAGGCGCGCTGTTTCCGCACCTGTCGGTGGCCGACAACATCGCGTTCGGGCTGCCGCGCGCGGCACGGCGGCGCCATCATCGCGTCGACGAACTGCTCGAAATGGTCGGGCTGCCCGCGTCGTATGCGAGCCGCGTGCCGCAGCAACTGTCCGGCGGTCAGCAGCAGCGCGTCGCGCTCGCGCGCGCGCTGGCGCCCGAGCCGTCGCTCGTGATCCTCGACGAACCGTTCTCCGCGCTCGACACGTCGCTGCGGCACGAAACGCGCAGCGCGGTCGCGGATGCGCTCGCCGCGGCGGGCGCGACCTCGGTGCTCGTCACGCACGACCAGCCCGAGGCGATGACGCTCGGCGACGAAGTGGCGGTGATGTGGCAAGGCCGGCTCGTGCAAACGGCCGCGCCGCAGATGCTGTACCGGCAGCCCGTCACGCGCGACGTCGCGTCGTTCGTTGGGCAGGCCGTGCTGCTCGCGGGCCGCGTGCACGGCGGGCGCATCACGTGCGCGCTCGGCGAGCTGCCGCTCGTCGCGCCGCTGCCCGACGGGCCCGCCGATGCGATGCTGCGCCCCGAACAGATCGGCATCGTGCCGGCTGCGCACGTCGACGCCGCGCGCGGCCATACGGCGCGCGTCGAAGCTGCGCAGTTCGCCGGCCAGGACGCCGACGTGCTCGTGCGTCTCGATGCCGACGCCGACACGTTCGTGCGTGCGCGCGTGCCGGGGCATCGGTGCCCGACCGTCGGCGAGCGCGTCGCGCTGGTCGTCGACGGAGCGGTGATGGCGTACGCGCGCTGA
- a CDS encoding ABC transporter permease, producing the protein MSDAVSRTARAARDGKRTATRRRPSRALVAAAACGPLAILLPLGFTLYRAATFGFDDAIELLWRPLVGELLVNTLSITLAATVACALLGTALAWFIERTDLPARPLWTALAAAPLAVPPFITSYAWVSLSLDLQDFLGALIVLTSAYFPLVYLPVAAALRELDPALEESARTLGCSPWHTFFRVVLPQLRPALCGGMLLVALGVLSEFGAFQLLRFRTFTTEIYAEYRTAFDGGGASLLGCVLIALCLLCLAIEARARGHARYGHTHRAARRVAMRYPLGRWRLPAAAAFAALAAATLGVPLGMIGYWLTQQGAAAVTPADVSPELLWQTALASSGYGLVAAAVTTLLALPLAFLLVRYPGRVATLLERTAMTVQGVPGIVVALAIVSLTVRLLQPLYQSAPALVGAYAILFLPLAVVSVRAALSHVQVRLEETARSLGLGWRATLTRVVLPLAAPGLGAAATMVFISVVTELNATLLLSPIGTRTLATQVWSDTATLAFAAAAPYAALLVALSLGASGLLFLLLGRASVRD; encoded by the coding sequence ATGAGCGACGCCGTGTCCCGCACGGCGCGCGCCGCACGCGACGGCAAGCGCACCGCGACGCGGCGGCGCCCGTCGCGCGCGCTCGTCGCCGCGGCCGCGTGCGGGCCGCTCGCGATCCTGCTGCCGCTCGGCTTCACGCTGTATCGCGCGGCGACCTTCGGCTTCGACGACGCGATCGAGCTGCTGTGGCGGCCGCTCGTCGGCGAACTGCTCGTCAACACGCTGTCGATCACGCTCGCCGCCACCGTCGCGTGCGCGCTGCTCGGCACTGCGCTCGCGTGGTTCATCGAGCGCACGGACCTGCCCGCCCGGCCGCTGTGGACCGCGCTCGCCGCGGCGCCGCTCGCGGTGCCGCCGTTCATCACGAGCTACGCGTGGGTGTCGCTGAGCCTCGACCTGCAGGATTTCCTCGGCGCGCTGATCGTGCTGACCTCCGCGTACTTTCCGCTCGTCTACCTGCCGGTGGCCGCCGCGTTGCGCGAGCTCGACCCCGCGCTCGAAGAAAGCGCGCGCACGCTCGGCTGCTCGCCGTGGCATACGTTCTTTCGCGTCGTGCTGCCGCAACTGCGCCCCGCGCTGTGCGGCGGGATGCTGCTCGTCGCGCTCGGCGTGCTGTCCGAGTTCGGCGCGTTCCAGTTGCTGCGATTTCGCACGTTCACGACCGAGATCTACGCGGAATACCGCACCGCGTTCGACGGCGGCGGCGCATCGCTGCTCGGTTGCGTGCTGATCGCGCTGTGCCTGCTGTGCCTCGCGATCGAGGCGCGCGCGCGCGGCCATGCACGTTACGGTCATACGCATCGCGCGGCGCGCCGCGTCGCGATGCGCTACCCGCTCGGACGCTGGCGCCTCCCCGCCGCCGCGGCATTCGCCGCGCTCGCGGCCGCGACGCTCGGCGTGCCGCTCGGGATGATCGGCTACTGGCTCACGCAACAGGGCGCGGCCGCCGTCACGCCGGCCGACGTATCGCCCGAGCTGCTGTGGCAGACCGCGCTCGCATCGAGCGGCTACGGTCTCGTCGCCGCGGCCGTCACGACGCTGCTCGCGCTGCCGCTCGCGTTCCTGCTGGTCCGATATCCGGGCCGCGTCGCAACGCTGCTCGAACGCACGGCGATGACCGTGCAGGGCGTGCCGGGCATCGTCGTCGCACTCGCAATCGTGTCGCTCACGGTGCGGCTGCTGCAGCCGCTCTACCAGAGCGCACCGGCGCTGGTCGGCGCGTACGCGATCCTGTTCCTGCCGCTCGCGGTCGTCAGCGTGCGCGCCGCGCTGTCGCACGTGCAGGTCCGGCTCGAGGAAACCGCGCGCTCGCTCGGCCTCGGCTGGCGCGCGACGCTCACGCGCGTGGTGCTGCCGCTCGCGGCGCCCGGCCTCGGCGCGGCCGCGACGATGGTGTTCATCTCGGTCGTGACGGAACTCAACGCGACGCTGCTGCTGTCGCCGATCGGCACCCGCACGCTCGCGACGCAGGTGTGGAGCGATACGGCGACGCTCGCGTTCGCGGCCGCGGCGCCGTATGCGGCGCTCCTCGTCGCGCTGTCGCTGGGCGCGTCGGGCCTGCTGTTCCTGCTGCTCGGCCGCGCGTCGGTGCGCGACTGA
- a CDS encoding quinol oxidase, translating to MKTMAKMLVPAMLAASVALARADGDAPVRVPVDADGVQRVAIVGGSYFFRPNHVIVRAHVPVELTVSTEPGLVPHSFEIDAPQAGIAVHTELGTTPKTFRFTPAQPGRFAYYCTHRLLFLRSHRERGMEGVLDVEAAP from the coding sequence ATGAAGACGATGGCGAAGATGCTGGTGCCGGCGATGCTTGCCGCAAGCGTCGCGCTCGCGCGGGCGGACGGCGACGCGCCGGTGCGCGTGCCGGTCGACGCCGACGGCGTGCAGCGGGTGGCGATCGTCGGCGGCAGCTATTTCTTCCGGCCGAACCACGTGATCGTGCGCGCGCACGTGCCGGTCGAGCTGACCGTGTCGACCGAGCCCGGCCTGGTGCCGCACAGCTTCGAGATCGACGCGCCGCAGGCCGGCATCGCGGTGCACACCGAACTCGGCACGACGCCGAAGACCTTTCGCTTCACCCCTGCGCAGCCGGGCCGGTTCGCCTACTATTGCACGCATCGGCTGCTGTTCCTCAGGAGCCATCGCGAGCGCGGGATGGAAGGCGTGCTCGACGTCGAGGCGGCGCCGTGA
- a CDS encoding sigma-70 family RNA polymerase sigma factor, with translation MSYESDLLVWLPHLTRYARALTGDRAWADDLVQDTLERALNRPPRDGGNLRAWLLTLLRHRFIDQLRARHEIAVDDATAPWQTMAAPTGEIGGLMLRDVQRALYRLPVEQREVLLLVALEELSYRDAAQVLGVPVGTVMSRLARARGQMRALLSDEPSAHGSAALRVIGKT, from the coding sequence ATGAGCTATGAATCGGATCTGCTGGTGTGGTTGCCGCATCTCACGCGCTATGCGCGCGCGCTGACGGGCGACCGGGCCTGGGCGGACGATCTCGTGCAGGACACGCTCGAGCGTGCGCTGAACCGGCCGCCGCGCGACGGCGGCAACCTGCGCGCATGGCTGCTGACGCTGCTGCGGCACCGCTTCATCGACCAGTTGCGCGCGCGCCACGAGATCGCGGTCGACGACGCGACGGCGCCATGGCAAACCATGGCCGCGCCGACCGGCGAGATCGGCGGGCTGATGCTGCGCGACGTGCAGCGTGCGCTGTACCGGCTGCCCGTCGAGCAGCGCGAGGTGCTGCTGCTGGTCGCACTCGAAGAGTTGAGTTATCGCGACGCCGCGCAGGTGCTCGGCGTGCCGGTGGGAACGGTGATGTCGCGGCTCGCGCGGGCGCGCGGCCAGATGCGCGCACTGCTGTCGGACGAGCCGTCTGCGCACGGTTCGGCCGCGTTACGGGTGATCGGGAAGACATGA
- a CDS encoding SRPBCC family protein, protein MAQYRFSTTWRVDAPLAAVWDAIYQVDRWPDWWKGAVRTVEIEPGDARGVGALHRYTWKGALPYRLTFDMRVRRVEPPHALEGRASGAIEGDGRWSFAADGARTVVRYDWHIRTHLKWMNWLEPVARPLFRWNHDVVMREGAKGLARRLGASVETDGRIYAPVAGAGCADA, encoded by the coding sequence ATGGCGCAATACCGGTTCTCGACGACCTGGCGCGTGGACGCACCGCTCGCGGCGGTCTGGGACGCGATCTACCAGGTCGACCGCTGGCCCGACTGGTGGAAGGGCGCCGTGCGCACCGTCGAGATCGAGCCGGGCGACGCACGCGGCGTCGGCGCGCTGCACCGGTACACGTGGAAGGGCGCGCTGCCGTACCGGCTGACCTTCGATATGCGCGTGCGGCGCGTCGAGCCGCCGCATGCGCTCGAAGGCCGTGCGAGCGGCGCGATCGAAGGCGACGGACGCTGGTCGTTCGCCGCCGACGGCGCACGCACGGTCGTGCGCTACGACTGGCACATCCGTACGCACCTGAAGTGGATGAACTGGCTGGAGCCGGTCGCGCGCCCGCTGTTCAGATGGAATCACGACGTCGTGATGCGCGAAGGCGCGAAGGGCCTTGCGCGGCGGCTGGGCGCGTCGGTCGAGACCGACGGCCGGATTTATGCGCCTGTAGCCGGCGCGGGCTGTGCCGATGCGTGA
- the efeB gene encoding iron uptake transporter deferrochelatase/peroxidase subunit, with amino-acid sequence MADDQNPPSRPARRGFLKAGGAAVAAGLAAGTMPAARAADTAAPAAPDAHAHDDDLEPFYGKHQSGITTPQQRNAYFAALDLSTDKRADVIALLKTWTDAAARLTRGDTAQPLPATGGDEAVPPDSGDALGIGASRLTITFGFGPGLFAVAGKDRYGLAKQRPAALVDLPRFNGDQLIPEKTGGDLFIQACANDAQVAFHAVRQLVRLGGKTVQMRWGQAGFTSGKPGETPRNLMGFKDGTMNPSRDDPATMNEFVWAGSEGPAWMNGGTYTVVRRIRITLEHWDNTELGFQEQVFGRKKYSGAPLGGKQEFEALDLDAVDKDGNSVIPDNAHARLASPQLNNGAQILRRAYSYNDSANFYIERWPPWRQQTEYDAGLMFVAHQRDPRKGFIPINEKLAKLDIMNQFTTHVGSAIFACPPGAQPGSYIGAALFEA; translated from the coding sequence ATGGCAGACGATCAAAACCCGCCGTCGCGCCCCGCGCGCCGCGGCTTCCTGAAAGCCGGTGGCGCGGCGGTGGCCGCGGGCCTCGCCGCGGGCACGATGCCGGCCGCGCGCGCGGCCGACACCGCCGCCCCGGCCGCGCCCGACGCGCACGCGCACGACGACGACCTCGAGCCGTTCTACGGCAAGCACCAGAGCGGCATCACGACGCCGCAGCAGCGCAACGCGTATTTCGCGGCGCTCGACCTCTCGACCGACAAACGCGCCGACGTGATCGCGCTGCTGAAGACGTGGACCGACGCGGCCGCGCGCCTGACGCGCGGCGACACCGCGCAGCCGCTGCCGGCGACCGGCGGCGACGAAGCGGTGCCACCCGACTCGGGCGACGCGCTCGGTATCGGCGCGTCGCGACTGACGATCACGTTCGGCTTCGGGCCCGGCCTGTTCGCGGTCGCGGGCAAGGACCGCTACGGCCTCGCGAAGCAGCGCCCGGCCGCGCTCGTCGATCTGCCGCGCTTCAACGGCGACCAGCTGATTCCGGAAAAGACCGGCGGCGACCTGTTCATCCAGGCGTGCGCGAACGACGCGCAGGTCGCGTTCCATGCGGTGCGCCAGCTCGTACGCCTCGGCGGCAAGACCGTGCAGATGCGCTGGGGCCAGGCCGGCTTCACGTCCGGCAAGCCGGGCGAGACGCCGCGCAACCTGATGGGTTTCAAGGACGGCACGATGAACCCGTCGCGCGACGATCCGGCCACGATGAACGAATTCGTGTGGGCCGGCAGCGAAGGCCCGGCGTGGATGAACGGCGGCACCTATACGGTCGTGCGCCGCATCCGCATCACGCTCGAACACTGGGACAACACCGAGCTCGGCTTCCAGGAGCAGGTGTTCGGCCGCAAGAAGTACAGCGGCGCGCCGCTCGGCGGCAAGCAGGAATTCGAAGCGCTCGACCTCGACGCGGTCGACAAGGACGGCAATTCGGTGATCCCCGACAACGCGCACGCGCGTCTCGCCTCGCCGCAACTCAACAACGGCGCGCAGATCCTGCGCCGCGCGTATTCGTACAACGACAGCGCGAACTTCTACATCGAGCGCTGGCCGCCGTGGCGCCAGCAGACCGAGTACGACGCGGGGCTGATGTTCGTCGCGCACCAGCGCGATCCGCGCAAGGGTTTCATTCCGATCAACGAGAAGCTCGCGAAGCTGGACATCATGAACCAGTTCACCACGCACGTCGGCAGCGCGATCTTCGCGTGCCCGCCGGGCGCGCAACCTGGTTCGTACATCGGCGCCGCGCTGTTCGAAGCGTAA
- a CDS encoding LolA family protein — translation MIAALLAASLIGASMTADPVTVAQAHFDHVRSYRATIRSSARGGEHTEIHYAYLKPGFVRMDFVSPHHGAVLAYDPGDGKVRLRPFGAHAPPALTLSPSNPLVRDRSGHRVDRSDVGELLRNVHALQQGGATVTEGEEAVGGRTALRVSVTGAPAHAVDGVHRYRLWLDTEDGFPLKVVSFADDGDEPLETVTLDDVEIDVAFPERFFSP, via the coding sequence GTGATCGCCGCGTTGCTGGCCGCGAGCCTGATAGGAGCGAGCATGACCGCCGATCCCGTGACCGTCGCGCAGGCGCATTTCGACCACGTCCGCTCGTACCGCGCGACGATCCGCTCGTCGGCGCGCGGCGGCGAACACACCGAAATCCATTACGCGTACCTGAAACCCGGCTTCGTGCGGATGGATTTCGTGTCGCCGCATCACGGCGCGGTGCTCGCCTACGATCCCGGCGACGGCAAGGTGCGGCTGCGCCCGTTCGGCGCGCACGCGCCGCCCGCGCTGACGCTGTCGCCGTCCAATCCGCTCGTGCGCGACCGCAGCGGCCACCGGGTCGACCGGTCGGACGTCGGCGAACTGCTGCGCAACGTTCATGCGCTGCAGCAAGGCGGCGCGACGGTGACCGAAGGCGAGGAGGCCGTCGGCGGCCGGACCGCGCTGCGCGTGTCGGTCACCGGCGCGCCCGCGCACGCGGTCGACGGCGTGCATCGCTACCGGCTGTGGCTCGACACCGAGGATGGCTTTCCGCTGAAGGTCGTGAGCTTCGCGGACGATGGTGACGAGCCGCTCGAAACCGTGACGCTCGACGATGTCGAGATCGACGTCGCGTTTCCCGAGCGCTTCTTTTCGCCCTGA
- a CDS encoding anti-sigma factor family protein: MMDDSRKPSNDRDDDASAQLLSALLDGELSGNERREVLERLQSDPEEAERFAHYRAQRDALQALFPLPGAASALFVQRRLSRRRGIAYACAGLAAGLLIGIALHAGWTAFGSEPAFAARADVAYAVYAADREDPVEVGAGDRGRLDAWLSARVGRPVRAPSLDEYGYALLGGRLLPGEAGPAAQLMYQRADGERVTLYMTAYDARRLAPQAMSADGRYTYFWSDRGMGYALSGRGDERRLRELAIEACGALGGSTDAWKG, encoded by the coding sequence ATGATGGATGATTCGCGCAAGCCTTCGAACGATCGGGACGACGATGCGTCGGCGCAACTGCTGTCCGCGTTGCTGGATGGCGAGCTGTCCGGAAACGAGCGCCGCGAGGTGCTCGAGCGCCTGCAATCCGATCCGGAGGAAGCCGAACGATTCGCGCATTACCGCGCGCAGCGCGATGCGCTGCAGGCGCTGTTCCCGTTGCCTGGCGCGGCGTCGGCGCTGTTCGTGCAGCGCCGCCTGTCGCGCCGGCGCGGTATCGCGTACGCGTGCGCGGGGCTGGCGGCCGGGCTGCTGATCGGCATCGCGCTGCATGCGGGTTGGACGGCGTTCGGCAGCGAACCGGCGTTCGCCGCGCGCGCGGATGTCGCGTATGCGGTGTACGCGGCCGATCGCGAGGATCCGGTCGAGGTCGGCGCGGGCGATCGCGGCCGTCTCGACGCGTGGCTGTCGGCGCGGGTGGGGCGGCCGGTGCGCGCGCCGTCGCTCGACGAATACGGCTATGCACTGCTCGGCGGCCGGTTGCTGCCCGGCGAAGCGGGGCCGGCCGCGCAGCTCATGTATCAGCGCGCCGACGGCGAGCGCGTGACGCTGTACATGACCGCGTACGACGCGCGGCGCCTCGCGCCGCAGGCGATGTCGGCCGACGGCCGCTACACGTATTTCTGGTCGGATCGCGGCATGGGTTATGCGCTGTCCGGCCGCGGCGACGAACGGCGCCTGCGCGAGCTCGCGATCGAGGCGTGCGGCGCGCTCGGCGGCTCGACCGATGCGTGGAAAGGATGA
- a CDS encoding carbohydrate porin, producing MKVASFNGDRIRARMRPAACAAIVACASFASGAAFAATPVDAQPEAPEADLSIQAKPTDMWTGIWTRQSLLGDMGGIRPWLGKYGATLQITETSEYLANLRGGLNRGGAYDGLTTATLTVDTQKAIGLPGGTFNVSALQIHGTNLSARNLGTLNTASGIEAQDTTRLWELWYQQSFLDKRVDVKIGQQSLDQEFMVSTYANTFINTMFGWPALPSYDLPNGGPAYPLAGLGVRVRAQITPKLTALAGVFDGDPLGNDPNNLSGTNFNLHNGTLYIGELQYALNQPSDGEMDTGHSNGLPGTYKIGVWYHNGRFADQNVGTDGLSLSDPASNGNAQQHHGDYSFYAVADQMIWRPDPTGPRSLGVFARVMGAPGDRNLVSLSANAGIVLKAPFEGRDNDSVGLAVTYIQVGSHVNDLDQSARSFATGPYGVRTRETTLEATYQYQVNPWWVIAADAQYTFNAGAGQNPSDATQPLRNTFVLGARTTITF from the coding sequence ATGAAGGTTGCGTCGTTCAACGGAGACCGCATCCGCGCCCGGATGCGCCCTGCCGCCTGTGCGGCCATCGTCGCGTGCGCATCGTTCGCAAGCGGCGCCGCGTTCGCCGCCACGCCGGTCGACGCGCAACCCGAAGCACCCGAGGCCGACCTCTCGATCCAGGCGAAGCCGACCGACATGTGGACCGGCATCTGGACACGCCAGAGCCTGCTCGGCGACATGGGCGGCATCCGCCCGTGGCTCGGCAAGTACGGCGCGACCCTGCAGATCACCGAAACCAGCGAATACCTCGCGAACCTGCGCGGCGGCCTGAACCGCGGCGGTGCATACGACGGGCTGACCACGGCCACGCTGACGGTCGATACGCAAAAGGCGATCGGCCTGCCCGGCGGCACGTTCAACGTCAGCGCGCTGCAGATCCACGGCACCAACCTGAGCGCGCGCAATCTCGGCACGCTCAACACCGCGAGCGGCATCGAGGCGCAGGACACGACGCGCCTCTGGGAGCTGTGGTACCAGCAATCGTTCCTCGACAAGCGCGTCGACGTGAAGATCGGCCAGCAGAGCCTGGACCAGGAATTCATGGTCAGCACGTATGCGAACACGTTCATCAACACGATGTTCGGCTGGCCCGCGCTGCCGTCGTACGACCTGCCGAACGGCGGCCCCGCGTACCCGCTCGCGGGCCTCGGCGTGCGCGTGCGCGCGCAGATCACGCCGAAGCTCACCGCGCTCGCGGGCGTGTTCGACGGCGATCCGCTCGGCAACGACCCGAACAACCTGAGCGGCACCAACTTCAACCTGCACAACGGCACGCTCTACATCGGCGAGCTGCAGTACGCGCTGAACCAGCCGTCCGACGGCGAAATGGATACCGGCCACTCGAACGGGCTGCCGGGCACCTACAAGATCGGCGTCTGGTATCACAACGGCCGCTTCGCGGACCAGAACGTCGGCACCGACGGGCTGTCGCTCTCCGATCCGGCATCGAACGGCAACGCGCAGCAGCACCACGGCGACTACAGCTTCTACGCGGTGGCCGACCAGATGATCTGGCGCCCGGACCCGACCGGCCCGCGCAGCCTCGGCGTGTTCGCGCGCGTGATGGGCGCGCCGGGCGACCGCAATCTCGTCAGCCTGTCGGCCAATGCCGGCATCGTGCTGAAGGCGCCGTTCGAAGGCCGCGACAACGACAGCGTCGGCCTCGCCGTCACGTACATCCAGGTCGGCAGCCACGTGAACGACCTCGACCAGAGCGCGCGGTCGTTCGCGACCGGCCCGTACGGCGTGCGCACCCGCGAGACGACGCTCGAGGCGACCTATCAGTACCAGGTCAACCCGTGGTGGGTGATCGCGGCCGACGCGCAGTACACGTTCAATGCCGGCGCCGGCCAGAACCCGAGCGACGCGACGCAGCCGCTGCGCAACACGTTCGTGCTCGGCGCACGTACGACCATCACGTTCTGA
- a CDS encoding iron ABC transporter substrate-binding protein has translation MKTSPVSRPLRHLISAAAAALMLTGALHAARAHAATLTLYNAQHEQVVNQLVKDFEAQSGITVKVRSGEGPALAAQLVAEGDRTPADVYFTENSPELVLLDRKGLLAKTDGAALQAVPARFNPADGNWVGVLARENVLVYNTAKLQPQQLPASLLDLAKPEWKGKVGVAPSDADFLPLVSAVLALHGEAATLQWLKGLKTNAQIFDDDEGVTAAVNRGGVLTGIINNYYWDRLHAELGDKSTKSAIHHFGNHDVGAAVNVSGAAVLKASKHQADAQKFVAYLVSERAQKLMAGGHISFEYPLHPGVAPDPILKPFNELSPPALTFEQLGDDSQAGKLLRQAGLL, from the coding sequence ATGAAGACCTCACCCGTTAGCCGCCCGCTGCGGCACCTGATCTCCGCGGCCGCCGCCGCACTCATGCTGACCGGCGCGCTGCACGCCGCGCGCGCGCATGCCGCGACGCTCACGCTGTACAACGCGCAGCACGAACAGGTCGTCAACCAGCTCGTCAAGGACTTCGAAGCGCAAAGCGGCATCACCGTGAAGGTGCGCTCGGGCGAAGGCCCGGCGCTCGCCGCGCAGCTCGTCGCGGAAGGCGATCGCACGCCGGCCGACGTGTACTTCACCGAGAATTCGCCCGAGCTCGTGCTGCTCGACCGCAAGGGCCTGCTCGCGAAGACCGACGGCGCCGCGCTGCAGGCGGTGCCCGCGCGCTTCAACCCGGCCGACGGCAACTGGGTCGGCGTGCTCGCGCGCGAGAACGTGCTCGTCTACAACACGGCGAAGCTGCAGCCGCAGCAACTGCCCGCGTCGCTGCTCGATCTCGCGAAGCCGGAATGGAAAGGCAAGGTCGGTGTCGCGCCGAGCGATGCCGACTTCCTGCCGCTCGTGAGCGCGGTGCTCGCGCTGCACGGCGAAGCCGCGACGCTGCAATGGCTGAAGGGCCTGAAGACCAACGCGCAGATCTTCGACGACGACGAAGGCGTGACGGCGGCCGTCAATCGCGGCGGCGTGCTGACCGGCATCATCAACAACTACTACTGGGACCGCCTGCACGCCGAGCTCGGCGACAAGTCGACGAAGAGCGCGATCCACCATTTCGGCAATCACGACGTCGGCGCAGCCGTCAACGTGTCCGGCGCCGCGGTGCTGAAGGCGTCGAAGCACCAGGCCGACGCGCAGAAGTTCGTCGCGTATCTCGTCAGCGAGCGCGCGCAGAAGCTGATGGCGGGCGGCCACATCAGCTTCGAGTACCCGCTGCATCCGGGCGTCGCACCCGACCCGATCCTGAAGCCGTTCAACGAACTGAGCCCGCCGGCGCTGACGTTCGAACAGCTCGGCGACGATAGCCAGGCCGGCAAGCTGCTGCGCCAGGCCGGCCTGCTCTGA